In a single window of the Sylvia atricapilla isolate bSylAtr1 chromosome 18, bSylAtr1.pri, whole genome shotgun sequence genome:
- the PIK3R5 gene encoding phosphoinositide 3-kinase regulatory subunit 5 isoform X1, whose product MKMQHTTCTEDRIYHALERCLHGLSRDAVSSRWAAGLCLNCWSLQELVSRDAGNYLILVEKILGKTKEVQERCDYDLVTPLALLFYSAVLYAPHFPPGSDLLLQAASVYHSFLTWPVPYCDTFRELLTFISNELKAPGITFQRLVRTEQGLPVKNYQSSTVTVLLLNRSEVQSEFLSIAQRLSSSEPPQHSTLVLLLQHLYQANFGTCCDLDRLQLLLKSKPLEELSELYASAADAQEAAAASSDPALARERLQTVLRDLAGAASFPSAAGEAQPRKLQPIPLPPARCYTYSWDQDNFDILNDVLSKECSIAEPLASENEEEDDDDEEEDVETDSGSPEQDSLLSPLCAISSDSVYSALSEEGSKPSRVSLFTSSKESISELTVVSKKSLKSFVSSLKDCMDSGYAEDSDESSLETAGRPELRAERPAPRHRQSLTNRLYKLFKSKSQQLVLRRELRDCSGPCSLSLSLRRAESLCASPAQPRVPARSRRALSLPQHGPGQLGPAPLAPRPLGLPRRPFLSCDEDAKVGTLRVVVFGSDRISGKVARAYSDLRLKESSCPSLTRYFRLLFFYVPVKRSCAPPSTPQTHHHPSPSLGDPPARAQDPSVAGMEGSTNDISHYIGLLDPWYERNVLGLMKLPMDVLCQSAKPEAEPQEEAQEQLPILADMILYYCRFATRPVLLQLYHTELTFIGGEKRTEVFIHSLELGHSAATRAIKASGPGSKRLGIDGDREAIPLTLQIAYSKTAASGRSHWNDVEKVCTSVNLSKACRRHEELASKTECLNLTVTEVVKRQNSKSKKSFNQQISVSQIKVDKVQIIGVQSSFAVCLDQDEQKILQSVTRCEISACYKPRDSAPLAPRGSPVPPQDPSELHSLLCLPIATFSGALP is encoded by the exons ctgggctgtgcctgaactgctggagcctgcaggagctggtgagCAGGGACGCCGGGAACTACCTCATCCTGGTGGAGAAGATCCTGGGCAAGACCAAGGAG GTGCAGGAGAGGTGTGACTATGACCTGGTGAcgcccctggccctgctcttCTACTCGGCTGTGCTCTAT GCTCCTCACTTCCCGCCCGGCTCTGACCTGCTCCTGCAAGCCGCCAGTGTCTACCACAGCTTCCTGACGTGGCCCGTGCCCTACTGCGACACCTTCCGGGAGCTGCTCACCTTCATCAGCAACGAGCTCAAGGCGCCAG GGATCACGTTCCAGAGGCTGGTGAGGACggagcaggggctgcctgtGAAGAACTACCAGAGCTCCACGGT gacggtgctgctgctgaaccGCTCGGAGGTGCAGAGCGAGTTCCTGTCCATCGCCCAGAGGCTGAGCTCCAGCGAGCCCCCGCAGCACTCCacgctggtgctgctgctccagcacctctaCCAGGCCAACTTCGGCACCTGCTGCGACCTGGACcggctgcagctcctgctcaag TCCAAGCCCCTGGAGGAGCTCTCGGAGCTCTACGCCAGCGCTGCCGATGCtcaggaggcggcggcggccagCAGCGACCCGGCGCTGGCCCGGGAGCGCCTCCAGACCGTGCTGCGAGACCTCGCCGGGGCCGCCTCCTTCCCCTCCGCGGCAG GCGAGGCCCAGCCCCGCAAGCTGCAGCCCATCCCCCTGCCGCCCGCCCGCTGCTACACCTACAGCTGGGACCAGGACAACTTCG ACATCCTCAACGATGTCCTCAGCAAGGAGTGCAGCATTGCCGAGCCCCTGGCCTCGGAGAACGAGGAGGAAGATGAcgatgatgaggaggaggatgtggagACCGACAGCGGCTCCCCCGAGCAGGACtcgctgctgtcccctctctgtgccaTCTCCAGTGACTCTGTGTACTCCGCGCTGTCCGAGGAGGGCTCCAAGCCCTCGCGGGTGTCCCTCTTCACCTCCTCTAAGGAGTCCATCTCGGAGCTGACCGTGGTCTCCAAGAAATCGCTCAAGTCGTTCGTGTCCAGCCTGAAGGACTGCATGGACAGCGGCTACGCCGAGGACAGCGACGAGAGCTCGCTGGAGACTGCGGGCCGGCCGGAGCTGCGGGCGGAGCGGCCGGCCCCCAGGCACCGCCAGTCGCTGACCAACAGGCTCTACAAACTCTTCAAGAGCAagagccagcagctggtgctgcgCCGGGAGCTGCGGGACTGCTCGGGGCCGTGCTCGCTGTCGCTGTCGCTGCGGCGCGCCGAGAGCCTGTGCGCGTCCCCGGCGCAGCCGCGCGTCCCcgcgcgctcccgccgcgcGCTCTCGCTGCCGCAGCACGGCCCGGGCCAGCTGGGACCGGCCCCGCTCGCCCCCCGCCCCCTGGGGCTCCCCCGCCGCCCCTTCCTCAGCTGCGACGAGGACGCCAAGGTGGGCACGCTGCGCGTGGTGGTGTTCGGCTCGGACCGCATCTCGGGCAAGGTGGCCCGCGCCTACAGCGACCTCAG GCTCAAGGAGAGCTCCTGCCCCTCGCTGACACGGTACTTCAGGCTGCTCTTTTTCTACGTGCCCGTGAAGAGGAGCTGCGCGCCTCCGTCCACCCCGCAGACGCATCATCACCCCTCGCCGTCCCTGGGGGACCCCCCGGCCCGGGCGCAG GACCCCTCGGTGGCCGGGATGGAGGGCAGCACCAACGACATCTCCCACTACATCGGCCTGCTGGACCCCTGGTACGAGCGCAACGTCCTGGGGCTGATGAAGCTGCCCATGGACGTCCTGtgccag AGTGCCAAGCCCGAGGCTGAGCCCCAGGAGGaggcccaggagcagctgcccatCCTGGCCGACATGATCCTCTACTACTGCCGCTTCGCCACGCGCCccgtgctgctgcagctctacCACACCGAG CTCACCTTCATCGGGGGGGAGAAGAGGACTGAGGTCTTCATCcactccctggagctgggccacTCAGCAGCCACGAGGGCCATCAAGGCCTCAG GTCCAGGCAGCAAAAGGCTGGGCATAGACGGGGACAGGGAAGCAATCCCACTGACACTACAGATTGCGTACAGCAAg ACAGCTGCCAGTGGCAGGAGTCACTGGAATGACGTGGAGAAGGTCTGCACCTCCGTGAACCTCAGCAAGGCCTGCAGGAGGCACGAGGAGCTCG CCTCCAAGACAGAATGTCTCAACTTAACCGTGACCGAGGTGGTCAAGAGGCAGAACTCCAAATCCAAGAAGAGTTTCAATCAG CAGATCAGCGTGTCCCAGATCAAAGTGGACAAGGTCCAGATCATCGGGGTCCAGTCCTCCTTCGCCGTGTGCCTGGACCAGGATGAGCAGAAGATCCTGCAGAGTGTAACCAG GTGTGAGATCTCCGCGTGCTACAAGCCCCGGGACAGTGCCCCCCTGGCACCCAGAGGGTCCCCAGTGCCTCCCCAGGACCCCTCCGAGCTCCACTCCCTGCTGTGTTTGCCCATTGCCACCTTCAGCGGGGCGCTGCCCTAG
- the PIK3R5 gene encoding phosphoinositide 3-kinase regulatory subunit 5 isoform X2, whose product MKMQHTTCTEDRIYHALERCLHGLSRDAVSSRWAAGLCLNCWSLQELVSRDAGNYLILVEKILGKTKEVQERCDYDLVTPLALLFYSAVLYAPHFPPGSDLLLQAASVYHSFLTWPVPYCDTFRELLTFISNELKAPGITFQRLVRTEQGLPVKNYQSSTVTVLLLNRSEVQSEFLSIAQRLSSSEPPQHSTLVLLLQHLYQANFGTCCDLDRLQLLLKSKPLEELSELYASAADAQEAAAASSDPALARERLQTVLRDLAGAASFPSAAGEAQPRKLQPIPLPPARCYTYSWDQDNFDILNDVLSKECSIAEPLASENEEEDDDDEEEDVETDSGSPEQDSLLSPLCAISSDSVYSALSEEGSKPSRVSLFTSSKESISELTVVSKKSLKSFVSSLKDCMDSGYAEDSDESSLETAGRPELRAERPAPRHRQSLTNRLYKLFKSKSQQLVLRRELRDCSGPCSLSLSLRRAESLCASPAQPRVPARSRRALSLPQHGPGQLGPAPLAPRPLGLPRRPFLSCDEDAKVGTLRVVVFGSDRISGKVARAYSDLRLKESSCPSLTRYFRLLFFYVPVKRSCAPPSTPQTHHHPSPSLGDPPARAQDPSVAGMEGSTNDISHYIGLLDPWYERNVLGLMKLPMDVLCQSAKPEAEPQEEAQEQLPILADMILYYCRFATRPVLLQLYHTELTFIGGEKRTEVFIHSLELGHSAATRAIKASGPGSKRLGIDGDREAIPLTLQIAYSKTAASGRSHWNDVEKVCTSVNLSKACRRHEELASKTECLNLTVTEVVKRQNSKSKKSFNQISVSQIKVDKVQIIGVQSSFAVCLDQDEQKILQSVTRCEISACYKPRDSAPLAPRGSPVPPQDPSELHSLLCLPIATFSGALP is encoded by the exons ctgggctgtgcctgaactgctggagcctgcaggagctggtgagCAGGGACGCCGGGAACTACCTCATCCTGGTGGAGAAGATCCTGGGCAAGACCAAGGAG GTGCAGGAGAGGTGTGACTATGACCTGGTGAcgcccctggccctgctcttCTACTCGGCTGTGCTCTAT GCTCCTCACTTCCCGCCCGGCTCTGACCTGCTCCTGCAAGCCGCCAGTGTCTACCACAGCTTCCTGACGTGGCCCGTGCCCTACTGCGACACCTTCCGGGAGCTGCTCACCTTCATCAGCAACGAGCTCAAGGCGCCAG GGATCACGTTCCAGAGGCTGGTGAGGACggagcaggggctgcctgtGAAGAACTACCAGAGCTCCACGGT gacggtgctgctgctgaaccGCTCGGAGGTGCAGAGCGAGTTCCTGTCCATCGCCCAGAGGCTGAGCTCCAGCGAGCCCCCGCAGCACTCCacgctggtgctgctgctccagcacctctaCCAGGCCAACTTCGGCACCTGCTGCGACCTGGACcggctgcagctcctgctcaag TCCAAGCCCCTGGAGGAGCTCTCGGAGCTCTACGCCAGCGCTGCCGATGCtcaggaggcggcggcggccagCAGCGACCCGGCGCTGGCCCGGGAGCGCCTCCAGACCGTGCTGCGAGACCTCGCCGGGGCCGCCTCCTTCCCCTCCGCGGCAG GCGAGGCCCAGCCCCGCAAGCTGCAGCCCATCCCCCTGCCGCCCGCCCGCTGCTACACCTACAGCTGGGACCAGGACAACTTCG ACATCCTCAACGATGTCCTCAGCAAGGAGTGCAGCATTGCCGAGCCCCTGGCCTCGGAGAACGAGGAGGAAGATGAcgatgatgaggaggaggatgtggagACCGACAGCGGCTCCCCCGAGCAGGACtcgctgctgtcccctctctgtgccaTCTCCAGTGACTCTGTGTACTCCGCGCTGTCCGAGGAGGGCTCCAAGCCCTCGCGGGTGTCCCTCTTCACCTCCTCTAAGGAGTCCATCTCGGAGCTGACCGTGGTCTCCAAGAAATCGCTCAAGTCGTTCGTGTCCAGCCTGAAGGACTGCATGGACAGCGGCTACGCCGAGGACAGCGACGAGAGCTCGCTGGAGACTGCGGGCCGGCCGGAGCTGCGGGCGGAGCGGCCGGCCCCCAGGCACCGCCAGTCGCTGACCAACAGGCTCTACAAACTCTTCAAGAGCAagagccagcagctggtgctgcgCCGGGAGCTGCGGGACTGCTCGGGGCCGTGCTCGCTGTCGCTGTCGCTGCGGCGCGCCGAGAGCCTGTGCGCGTCCCCGGCGCAGCCGCGCGTCCCcgcgcgctcccgccgcgcGCTCTCGCTGCCGCAGCACGGCCCGGGCCAGCTGGGACCGGCCCCGCTCGCCCCCCGCCCCCTGGGGCTCCCCCGCCGCCCCTTCCTCAGCTGCGACGAGGACGCCAAGGTGGGCACGCTGCGCGTGGTGGTGTTCGGCTCGGACCGCATCTCGGGCAAGGTGGCCCGCGCCTACAGCGACCTCAG GCTCAAGGAGAGCTCCTGCCCCTCGCTGACACGGTACTTCAGGCTGCTCTTTTTCTACGTGCCCGTGAAGAGGAGCTGCGCGCCTCCGTCCACCCCGCAGACGCATCATCACCCCTCGCCGTCCCTGGGGGACCCCCCGGCCCGGGCGCAG GACCCCTCGGTGGCCGGGATGGAGGGCAGCACCAACGACATCTCCCACTACATCGGCCTGCTGGACCCCTGGTACGAGCGCAACGTCCTGGGGCTGATGAAGCTGCCCATGGACGTCCTGtgccag AGTGCCAAGCCCGAGGCTGAGCCCCAGGAGGaggcccaggagcagctgcccatCCTGGCCGACATGATCCTCTACTACTGCCGCTTCGCCACGCGCCccgtgctgctgcagctctacCACACCGAG CTCACCTTCATCGGGGGGGAGAAGAGGACTGAGGTCTTCATCcactccctggagctgggccacTCAGCAGCCACGAGGGCCATCAAGGCCTCAG GTCCAGGCAGCAAAAGGCTGGGCATAGACGGGGACAGGGAAGCAATCCCACTGACACTACAGATTGCGTACAGCAAg ACAGCTGCCAGTGGCAGGAGTCACTGGAATGACGTGGAGAAGGTCTGCACCTCCGTGAACCTCAGCAAGGCCTGCAGGAGGCACGAGGAGCTCG CCTCCAAGACAGAATGTCTCAACTTAACCGTGACCGAGGTGGTCAAGAGGCAGAACTCCAAATCCAAGAAGAGTTTCAATCAG ATCAGCGTGTCCCAGATCAAAGTGGACAAGGTCCAGATCATCGGGGTCCAGTCCTCCTTCGCCGTGTGCCTGGACCAGGATGAGCAGAAGATCCTGCAGAGTGTAACCAG GTGTGAGATCTCCGCGTGCTACAAGCCCCGGGACAGTGCCCCCCTGGCACCCAGAGGGTCCCCAGTGCCTCCCCAGGACCCCTCCGAGCTCCACTCCCTGCTGTGTTTGCCCATTGCCACCTTCAGCGGGGCGCTGCCCTAG